GGAAAGCGCATAGGTATCCAAGGAATCCTGGAAATGGGATGGTAAGAGAACCTCATAATACCATATAAAAACAGGCTTCTGTTATCTACAGAAGCCTGTCATTGAACAAGGTTGAGTCCTTCGTGCCCGATGCCTCTCTTCTTTTAGAAAGGCAAAAGACGTTCTTCCTCTTTTTTCAGCGTTTGCGTCTTTCAGGAAGGGACTCTTACTATTAGGTCATTATTTCTTTTCCGGACGCTCAAGATCGATGCCCCATTTTTTCTGCATGAATTTTTTGTGGAATTCCAGTTTGTCCTTGAAGCGGTTCAGGTTTTTCACCTCCTTGGGGGACCATGCGGTTTCCACCAGAGCCAGGGCGCGCGGGTAAGCCTGGTAGAAGACGCGTTCAATGTTCGGCAGGCGTTCCGCCCACAGGCAGCAGTCTACGCCGCGTACGCGTTCCATTTCCTTGGCGGAGAGGCCGTGGCCCGGTTCCAGGGAGTATACGTTTTCCAGGGTGTTGACGGGCATCCAGCCCGTGTCCGGCTGGCCGGAGGGCCAGTCGCCGGGAAGCTGGGGATAGTCAAAGTAGCATTTGCCGTTGGGAGCACAGATGACGTCCACCTTGTCGCCCGTGGTGTTGGCTACCGTCTTAGGCGTGTGCCCGCCTCTCCACGTGGTGACGATCACTCCGTCCGGATATTTGCCTATGGGCTCATACCAGAAGACGGCCGTTTTCCCGCGGCTTTTCAGCATTTTGGCGCACCGGGTGAAGAATTCCACCATTTCCTTTTGAGCGGCGGCCTTTTTGTTTTCCTCACGGATACCGGCTTTCTCACGGAAGTCTGCGCATTTGGGACATTTCATCCAGTTGTCTTCCGGCGCTTCGTCTCCGCCCAGATGGACGTATTGGGACGGGAAGATGTCCTTGAGTTCATTGAAGACGGCGTTATAGAATTTCCACACGTCCGGGTTGCCGGGGCATACCAGCGTGTAGGAGATGCCGGCATTCGTTCGCACTTCCAGCTTGGGGTTTGGGAAGCAGAGGAATTCCGGATAGGCGGTGCAAAGGGCCTGGTTGTGGCCGGGCACATCTATTTCCGGGATGATTTCAATGTTCCGGGCGGCGGCGTATTTTACCAGGTCCTTAAGCTGTTCCTTGGTGTACATGCCACCATGGGGGGTTTTGTTGCCAAAGGTTTCCTTACGCTTGGAGGCCACGCTTTCCAGCTTGGGGTATCCGGGGACGGGAAGGCGCCAGCCCTGGTCATCCGTGAGGTGGAAATGGAGCTTGTTGAATTTGTAGAAGGACATCACATCAATGAATTTTTTGACGTCCTCCACCGGAACGAAGTGGCGCGCAGTATCCATCATCATGCTGCGCCATCCAAACCGGGGCTTGTCTTCAATGACGCCGCAGGGAATGCCGCCGTCCTTGTACTGGGCCTGGAGCTGTTCCAGCGTGTTTTTGGCGTAAAAGAGGCCCGCGCGGTCGCCAGCCTGGATTTCCACACCCTGCGGCTTGACAGTAAGTTTATACCCCTCCGGCCCCAGAGCCTTGTTGGCGGCCTGCTTGAGGATTTTAGGGGATTTACAAACGCCGGAGGAGGTGCTGACTTCGGCCGGTTCCGGGATGATTTGATAGGGACGGGATTCCACGTCGCCGGCAGCAAGAACGCTGCCGCCCATCGCCAGCAGAAGAGAAAGGATAAGCCATTTCATTGCGCGCGATTCTGACGGAACCGCTTTCCCTCCGCAATCAAAAAAAGACCATAGGGTTCCGGCATGTCCCGGAAAAGGCGTTCCCCGCCTGCACTTCCATCTTGACGGATGCCTTAAAGACGGGTTTGCTAGTCCTGCGCATGGGAGAGTCCTTTTACACACGCACCACGGAGACACCCCCCTCCGCTTTTGATTTGTCCCTCAGACCACCCGCCTTCAGCGAGTTCCGCGGGCAGGAGAAGATCAAGGACCGCCTGATGCTGATGGTGGAGGCCGCCAAACAGCGCGACGACGTGCTGGACCACATCCTGCTGAGCGGCCCTCCCGGCCTGGGAAAGACGACGCTTGCCAATATCATCGCGAATGCCGTCGGCTGCCGCATTCATACGACGTCCGGACCCCAGATTGAGAAGGCGGGAGACCTGGCCGGCGTGCTGACCAATCTGGAAAAGGGAGACATTCTTTTTATTGACGAAATCCACCGCCTGCACCCGGCCATTGAGGAGTACCTGTATCCGGCCATGGAGGATTTCCGGCTGGATATTATCATTGACCAGGGCCCGAACGCCCGCTCCATCCAGCTGAATCTGCCCAAGTTCACCCTGGTGGGGGCCACCACCCGCGCCGGCATGCTGACCAGCCCCCTGCGCTCCCGCTTCGGCCTGGTGAACCGGCTGGATTATTATACGCAGGAGGATTTGTGCTCCATTATCGAACGTTCCGCCGGGCTGCTGAACGTTCCCGTGGAGCCGTCAGGAGCATTTCAGATTGCCCTGCGCTCCCGCGGCACACCCCGCGTGGCCAATTCCCTGCTGCGCTGGGTGCGGGATTACGCCCAGGTACGCGGCAACGGCGTGATTACGGAACAATTGGCGCACGACGCCCTGACCATGATCGAGATTGACGACGACGGCCTGGACGAGATGGACAAGCGCCTGCTGGAGGCCATGATTTACAAGTTTAACGGCGGTCCCGTGGGCCTCTCCTCACTGTCCGTGGCCGTGGGGGAAGACGCCTCCACACTGGAGGACGTGCATGAACCTTTCCTGATCATGCAGGGGTACATCAGCCGCACTCCCAGGGGGCGCGTGGCGATGCCCTCCGCCTATCTCAAGATGGGGGCCACTCCGCCGGCCAACAGCCAGGGGTGGCTGTTGTAAGCCATTCGTTTACGGCATGGCAGGAGTCCTGCGTTTTGTGCTGGTCATGGGGCCTCCTTTCTTTTAGACTGTTCCCACATAAAACGTCAGGACGTTTTCTGTTCATCATACGCCCAAAGCTATGGCCGCAAATTCTGATATCGCCTTTAAAAGACTGCCCGTCAAGATCATCGGTACGGGCTCCTATGTTCCGGAACGCCGTCTGACCAATGCGGACCTGGAGAAGATGGTGGACACTTCCCATGAATGGATCATTGAACGCACGGGCATTGTGGAGCGCCGCATCGCCGCCCCTGACGAGTATACCTCTCACATGGGGACCAAAGCCGCCCAGCGCGCTCTGGAATCCTGCGGCCTCCAGCCGGAGGATATTGACCTGATCATCGTTTCCACCATTACGCCGGATACGTTCACCCCTTCCACTTCCTGCTACATCCAGGATGCCCTGGGCGCCAGGAATGCCGCCGCCTTTGACATTTCCGCCGCGTGTTCCGGCTTCCTGTTCGCCATGAAGACGGCCGTCCAGTTCCTCGGCACGGGCCAGATGAAAACGGCGCTCATCATTGCCGCGGAAAAGCTTTCCACCGTCGTCAACTGGGAGGACCGCACCACCTGCGTCCTGTTCGGGGACGGCGCCGGCGCAGCCGTGCTCCAGGCCTCCACGGGGGAAGATGGGGAAGGCTCCATTCTGGCCACGGACATCGGCACGGACGGTTCCCTGCATGACCTGCTTCAGATTCCCGGCGGCGGTTCCCGCTGCCCCACCACGGCGGAAAACGCCCATGAACGCCTGGCTACCCTCGCCATGCGCGGCAAGGAGACCTTCCGCCAGGCGGTTCCCCGCATGAAGGATTCCGCCGCCAGCGTGATTGAACGCGCCGGCCTCACGGCGGAGGAGATCAAGCTGATCATCCCCCACCAGGCCAATCTCCGCATCATCAATGCCGTGGCCCAGCGTCTCTCCATCCCGGAAGACAAGGTGTTCATCAATATTGAAAAATACGGCAACACGTCCGCCGCCGCCGTGGCCATCGCGTTTGACGAGGCGCGCCGCACCGGCAGATTCGGCAAGGGGGACAACGTCGTCCTGGTCACCTTTGGCGCGGGGCTCACCTGGGCCGCAGCCGCCATCCGGTGGTAATTCCGTTATTCCATTCCAGAACTTACATTACACATGACAACCGAACCGTACGGCAAGAAGAATCCGTTCCCCGCACCAGTCCTTTCCGTGAAGCACCTGACCGGAGAAGGCAGCCCGAAAGAGACGATCCATATTGAATACAGCCTGGACGGCGCCGGAATGGTGTACATCGCCGGAGACGCCCTGGCCGTGATTCCCGCCAATGACCATGCCCTGGTGGACACCCTGATCAACAAGCTGGGCCTCAGTCCAGATGCCCAGGTCACCACTCCGGAAGGAGAAACCGCCAGCCTGAAGGATGCCCTGGTCAATAACTATGACATCACCAACGTCAACAAGGCCCTTCTGACCAAATGGGCCGCCGCCTCCGGCAGCCAGGAACTGGAAGCTCTGCTGAACGGGGACAAGGAGGCCCTCAATAATTTCCTGTGGGGCCGCGACGTGCTGGACCTGGCAACGGAATATCCCGTGTCCTTTGAATCTGCGGAAGCTTTTGTCGGCATCCTGAAAAAGATCATGCCCCGCCTTTATTCCATCGCTTCCAGCCCGAACGCGCACCCGGAAGAAGTGCACCTGTGTGTGGGCGCCGTACGCTACACGGCCCGGGACCGCAAGCGCGGCGGCGTGTGCTCCACTTACATGGCGGACCGCCTCCAGCCGGGGCATACGGCCAGGGTGTTCATACATACCAACAAGAATTTCCGCCTGCCGGAAGATGGAAACACCCCCATCATCATGGTTGGCCCCGGTACCGGCATCGCTCCCTTCCGGGCATTCTGGGAGGAACGCATCGCCTCCGGAGACAAGGGCGGCAACTGGCTGTTCTTCGGCAATCCGTACAAGGCTACCGATTTCTGCTATGAAGACGAGCTGAATAAACTGACGGCAGCCGGCAAATTGAAGCTGTCCGTAGCCTGGTCCCGCGACCAGGAGAAGAAGGTCTATGTGCAGCACCTCATGGTCCAGGAAGGTGAAGAGCTCTGGAAATGGCTGGAAAACGGCGCCTGCTTCTACGTCTGCGGAGATGCTTCCCGCATGGCGAAAGATGTTGATGCGGCTCTCCATGAAGTGATCCAGACCTGGGGCCGCAAGTCACCGGAAGAAGCCGCGGAATACGTGGCTGACATGAAAGAGCACCGCCGCTACCAGCGGGACGTGTATTAATCGCGCCCTCCGGATTTTCCTCTTTTTTACCGCGCTTTTCCACCATCCGTGGAAAGCGCTTTTTTGTCCGGGAAACCGGGCGGCCTTCACCGCTACTGGTACCGGGAGAGGCCTTTCACCGGAGAAACATTCCGGCATGGAAAGATGCCGTCATTTTCCTTTTATGCGGAAAAAACATCTGCCCCGATTGGAAACCGTTCCACCCGGAGAGGGTCATTAAGAATTATTTCCGGGCCGCATCTATGACGCGGGCGGCTGCTCCGGATCCTTGTACGGAACTTCCGTCTCCGTGGTAATCCAGCTGCGCTGGTAGGGTTCCAGGCCGTAACGCACATAGGTATTGTTGCCTATGCCGTTGAGAATCGTGGGGGATTCCAGCTGCGCCCTGCCCCCATATTCCCCCGCCTGCATATCCAGGTATAGTTTGGGAGACACTGACATGTGGTAGGTATCCCATCCCCTAATGTCCGCCAGCTTAACAACCGTATCTCCGGATGCTCCGCCCATGACCAGCCAAACCGCAGCTCCCAGCGTGTTGGTATAAGATATCTCCGACTGGGCGATCACCAGACGGTAGGCCGCGGAACAGGGATTCGTGTTGTTGTCGTAATTCAGGCTGGATTCAGTAGTACGTACAACGTAACTCCGTGGAGTCCCAATGCCGATGAGTTCGCGAACGCGGGCTTTGCACCCCTCATCGTAATAGAGAGTCACTTCAACCAATCGGGCAATAGAAGGGGCGCTGCCGGCCACGGGCCTGAAGCGGTAACCATCCATCCCCGCATCCGGTAATTCCGTCCACTCTCCTCCTGCTCCCAGAAGCATGGACATTTTGATCCAGACACCGGCGCTCCCACCGTTATGCCGGAGCGGGATGGAATATCCCATGATCTTGCTGTAATCGCCACCGCCAACTGCTCCGGTAGTTGGCAAGGTAAGGGAGGTACAGCCACTGGCGCCCAAAAGCATCTCGCAGTAGCACCCTGGAACCACATGGTTGATCGTCACCCCATTGGTAGCCGTGCACGAGGACGCGAGCCAATAGGTACGCGTCTGGTGCATCAGCACCAGCTGGGCCACTCCCATGGCGTAAGCCCGGTTCATAGACGCCGTATCCGTTTCAGCCCCGGCAGCCAGTGGAATATTGATACCTCCGTTGGCGTTGACGATCCCGGAAAACGCGGCCGCCTCCGCCATCAGGTTTCTTAAAACCACGTCCCCACCGCTCTGCATTCCGCTCCGGCCAGCCGCACCTAACGCGGCCGGTTTCAGCATCTGCGTTACCATGGCATTTTCATCAGATACTTCTACGGCTTCCCCTGGAGCCACAAAACTATACTGTCCAGCTGTATCAGCCTCCAGAATGGTGATAAAAGCAGCATCGGCACGGAGTGCCTGAACGGTACAGGCCTCCGTACATGTCAGCGCATACGCGCCCCCTTTAACAGTATCAATTCTCATAAATTTTAATTAATCAGGCTTAAAAAAACACCAATCGGCCAGAAAATCATCACGCACAAACCGTCTACCCACTCCAGTTTCCCCCCCGGCCAGACGAAACCACGCCGGAAGCGTCTTTTACTCATTCAAGATTCCATTCCTACACAAGGAACAATGCCATCCTCTTCACCGGGCCAGCAGCCCGATTTCAACCATCACGACAATACCCGCCATTACTTGGCGGCTGGTGTTTTCCTTTCCCTGACAGAGTATTCACCTGATACTAGAAAGGTATCTTTTAACCTTCCTGAGCTTAAAGAAGGAAATCATGCAGAACAAATAGAGCCTTTGCGGCAACGCATGGGCCATGCCCATCCAGCCTTTCCCTTTCAACTTCCATCTCCGGCGGAAGGGATAATCCCACCAGTTCAGAAGGTGGTCAATGCCCTCAACCATGTTCTTCCTTTCCTCAATCTCCGCCAGCAATTCCTCCCGGGAGCGGAAAACCGCGTTTCCGGATTTCAACAAATCCCCGCACAATTCCAGGCCCGTCCGTTTGCTTTTTCGCAACTGCTGATGCACTTTCCGTTCTCTTTCCTCAAAGGCCAGCGCCGTCTTCATGCCGGCAAATCTCGCCGCGCTGTTAATGGCACAAATGTTCTTGGAGGCAAATCTATAGTAGTACAGGGAAGTAGCGGGCAGTTCATAAATATTCCCCTGGAGCCACGCATAAAATGCCATTAAATCATCTTCAAAGCTGGCCGTCATCGGCAGGGAATTTCCCCACTGGCAGGCGCTCTTCCGGATCATCATGCTCCCTCCGTAATGGGCGCGGGAAGAAAAAGGCCCTGTTTGGAGCCGGACGGACAATGCCCCTTCCGGAGCAGCCGGAAACTCCGGGAACTCAAACGGAACCCCGGCTTCTTCATAAACATGGGTCATTTGACTGGCCACAGCCACGGCATCCGGATGCTCCATCACCGCCCTGGCAAAAATCCTGCACCGCCAGGGAAAGGAACAGTCGTCCCCATCCTGGCGGAGAATCCATTCATGGGTGGCCAGTTCCACCGCCTGCCTTATGTGCTGCCCGCGTCCAAGGGCGGTTTCATTCCTGTTTAAAACCACCCGGTACGGCCCACGGTACCGGGCCGCCATTTCCTGCATGACGGCAAACGTACGGTCGGAAGAACCGTCATCGGATAGTATGATTTCCACCGGTCCCTCATAGTCCTGCCGGAACACACTCCGGATGGCATCTCCAATGCAGTATTCTTCATTATGTCCGGTCAGAACGATGCTGATGGAGGGAAGGTCCGAATGATTCATGACGGGAGATTAGATCAGGGATAGAACAATAGGTAGATCTTAGCCTAATCCCGCGGAGTTGACCAGCATAACAGGCCCTAGGGCATGCCGGGGTCATTTTTTCCACAGCAGGCGCAGGCGGCTGCCCGCCATGGACCAGGCCCGGTGCACCATGGAGCGCATGCCCGCCGTACCGCAATACATTAAAAACACCGTTACGCCGCCATAGGAAACAACCATCAAGAAGGCGCATGTAAACCAATTCAGGAAAGACAGGGAAGGCTGCAGGGGAATATATCTCCATACCCAGGACATCAGCACGGCCGGTGCCAGAATCAGCGCCAGCTGGTAACCGAATTGAAGCCAGTAGAACATCACATTCTCCCTGAACCCCCATGTGTACAGCATAAAGGGCTTCCAGATGCCTACGATCAGCATCAGGCTGGAAATGCCTCCCAGCAGAATGCCGGGCAGCCCCCAGAGATAGCCTCCGATGACAGCCACTGTAATGTTGATCACACTCTCTGCCAGCGGCGCCCAAATATCCCAGAAGAGACCGTAGCCATACAAGAATTGATCCGTCACTCCCCGCGTAATGGCAATGAAAAGATTAATGATCACCAGAATCATGATTTCCCGGGAGAGGATATAGCCGGACCCCAGCCAAAGGGAAATGAAGGGCTCCAGCAACTGGTAAAGGGCGAAGCATATCGTTCCGGCGATCAGCATACGCAGGGAAAACAGTTCATTAAACACCCTGCGGATTTTTGCCGTATTTCCCTCCGCAATCAGATTCCCTACACTGGCTTCCGTACTGCCCAGCAGGTTGTTGACCAGGAGAAACAGCTTGTCCGTAATAATGGAATAGTTGCCGAAGTAAGCCACCATCTGCAGGGAAACGAAGGCATAAACCAGAAGCGGCGTTATCTGGAACTGAGCAAAGGCCCCAATTCTGTGAACAAACAGCTGCCTGGTATATCTGATGACTTCCGGATATTTCCTGAACAACTGGCGCCCCAAGGCAACACTGCCTTTCAGCCACGGGTACACTTGGTTGATTTTCCAGTTCAGGATGAATGAATAGATTCCCCCAAATAACAGTTCTATCGCGATCCACAGATAGTAGCTGCCCGTATACCAGGCAGACAGCATCTGAAATAAAATCTTGATGATGGTAGCCGTTTGGAAATAGACAGCTACCACGTAATTTCTCTGGTCCGCTCCCAGGAGAGTCTGCCTGTAATTAGCAAAGTAGCCAATTAGGGAAGATGCCAGAAATGAAAAATAAGCAAAGTAGATGACTCCATAGGAAAACCCCGTAGAAGGAAAAATCAACGGCAGAAAACATGCCAGCACCAATCCGGCGCCAATAATAACCAGGCCTATCCAGCGGTACATGTAGCCTAGGACGGAAATGATTTCGTTAATCCTGGTTTTATCCTGGTCAAAAATAGGTTTATAAAGCACATAGCCTATCGCCGTGCTTACCCCCAGTTCCGCCAGATTGAGAAAATTTAGCAGGTTTAATAAAGTTCCCGTCAAGCCGACAAAATCGGCTCCCAGGCAGTTTAAAAATATTTTCCGGGAAAAAAAGGAGATGCACAGAATCAAGATGTAGAACACAAGATTCACACGGGCATTCTGCAAACTCTTTTTTACACGTGATTCCCTCATCTCATACATTTCATGAATTCAACCCAACCCTATCAGAAAATATAAAATACAGAAATTGCACAAACCCGCTTTTATTTATTCAGCCTGTAAAATAAAACAAAATATTCCGCCAATCATATACCCATGAAAGCGGCATTACCCTAGCACATCATTCCACTACATCAACACTTTTTACCTTAGCAAAAAAATCCATTTGATTCCTATTATTCAATAATGCGGTGCAAAACTTCCTTGCCTTATTTTCACCTGCCATCTATATTGAAGTTCGTGAGCAAAGGCCGGATTTTAATTGTCGCCTATACATTTCCTCCGGGAGAAGGCGGGGTAGGAATGGCAGCTTTTGAAATGGCGAAAGGGCTCGGTACTTTAGACTGGGACATTCACGTGCTTACGCGGGAACAGAATCCACTGGCTGATCCATCCCGCCCGGTATGCTGTTCCGTCGCCTCCATACCGGATTCCTTAACGGAAGACAGGCCGCGTTTAAAGGAATACCTGAACACCCATTTGGGGGATATCCAGCCGGATTTCATCATTTATCATTCCTGGTCAAACTGGTGCAGGAAGGAACTCATGGAATATGCCAAGTCGCACCACATCCCCTTCATCCTGCGCTCACATGGGACAGGCACCAATTTTTCCGCCTTCTTCCGACTCCGTTACCCCCCCTTCTTCGGAATGAAAAAATGGATCGGTTCCTTCCTCAATACCAGGAAGTCCGTTCTCCTTACGGGCAAAGAAGCGCCCTTGAACCGTCTTGTTTTTCTTGAACCCTGCGGAAGCCTATTTAAAGGATTCGATTACTATTATGCCAGCAAGCTCAAGCTTCCCAACGCCTGCTGCATTCCCAACACTTTTCCGGCGTTGAAACGCGGCACTCCGTTCTTCCGGGAAAAATACGGATTAACCGGGGTCTCCGTGTTCACCTGTGCGGCTAGCGCCTGCACAACGAAACAACAGCTCCTTTTCATCCGCCAGGCAAGACGCATGGATTTGCAGAATATCGTTTTCCTTTTTCTCGTCCCTCAACGCAATTCGTATGCAGAGCAAATGGAAAAGGCCATCGGGAACCATCCCGGATTCCGCATTCTTTACAATCTTCCAAGGCATGAAGTGGAGGCCGCCATCTCGGAAAGCGACGCCATGTTCCTCTACTCCTACCAGGAACAACAGCCTTTGTGTATTCTGGAGGCCATGTCCTGCGGCATTCCCTGGATAGCTCCGGACATCGGTTGCATTTCCGTTTTGAAAGGTGGCATCATGCTGAAGAGAAGAACTCCCGGCTGTCTTAAAAAGGCTCTAACCTCCATGCTGGCTCCTGATACCCGGAAAAGTTTAGGCGCCGCCGGATTCCAGCAGTGGCAGCAGCGCTATGCGCCCCATGCTGTCTATGCCCAGTGGGAGGCCCTGTTCCGTTCCGCCAAAAAATCTGAAAACTATTCAGACACATGAATTACAAGTGATTTGAATCTCCTCTTCATATGATCCCTTCCGACCATACCCGGCCCGTTCTCGCCATTGTCTCGGACATGCCTTTGGGGCGTCTGATTCCCAGCGAGTTTCAGGAAAAAGATCGTTCCCTTACACCATGGATTTTTTCCCTGTTCCAGGCTCTGGCAAACCAAGCGGAATACGACATCCACTGGATCACGCTCAAGAAATATGTTTCCGAGTATACGGTCAAATCCATCCATCACCAGACCATCCATATTTTGCCGGACTCCAGCCTGGCAGTAGGTTTGCTTACCAATCATTTTTCCGCCTCCAGAAAAATCCGTCATCTTCTGGATCAACTGAATCCGGACCTGATTCACGTCTGGGGTATTGAACTGGCATACGCGACCGCGTGCAAAACGCAACCACGCATCAAGCTGTTGTCCTACCAGGGCTCCCTGATTGCTTCTTGCCAACGTTCCAAAATGAAAATGTTCCCGAAGATTCAGGCCTTCTGGGAAAAACGGACCACTCCGGAATACCGCCACATCACTTGTGAATCTCCATGGATACATGATCGTATTCTTGAAATATCCCCTTCCGCCCAGATTTCGATCATTGAATATGGAGTGGAGGAATCATTCCATCACGTCGAAAGATCACCCTCCGCCACTCCGGAATGTTTGTTTGTAGGAAGCCTCAATGAATTAAAAGGCGTCAGGTACCTGATTCAAGCATTTATGGAACCCTCGCTGCAACATGTTGAACTTTATATTGCCGGGTCAGGGGAATTAAGGGAAAAACTGGAACCAGCAAGCACGCCCAATATCCATTGGGTTGGCACCTTGCAGCGTCCTGAACTGCAAAGGCGGATGTCGTCAGCATGGTGCCTGGTACATCCCACCCTGGGTGATGCCTCTCCCAATTGCGTCAAGGAAGCAAGAGTCATCGGGCTTCCCGTGGTCACTACTTGCGAAGGGGGGCAGACCCAGTATGTCATTGACGGCAAATCCGGGTACATTATCCCCGTCAGAGACAGCGAAGCCATTGCCCAGGCAGTCCTTTCCCTGACTGAATCCCTGGAGAAAAACATGACCATGGGGCTTTACGGGCTGGATGAGGTTAGAGAAGCTCTGAAAATTGAACTGACTTGCAGCAAATTCCTTTCCCGGTACGGATCCCTGATGAATGACAAACCCTCCTCTCTTCCGGATTGATTCATCCATGCATGAAACCGGCTCTGCGCCCGGTCATACTCTTCCATTCCCCTTTCCCATGAAAAAGGTTGTTTTCATTAACTTTGGTTCCGCCCGGTTTACGCACCGCCAGATGTTGCAGCTTCTTTCCGCCAAACTGGCCGGAAAAGCGGATCAAGTTCATGGATTCCAGCCTAAGCACTTAAAAAAGCTCGGGTTTTATAACACCCATCCCTGGGCTCACCCTTCCCAGAGAGGATTTGCATTCTGGTCATGGAAACCCTTCATCATTCATCATGCCCTCCGGCAGGTGCAGGACGGGGACATGGTCATCTATTCAGACGTCGGCCGGCCGTGGGTGCGGATGTTCCACCATTCCCTGGGCTCTGTTCAACAATGGCTGGAAGAACTGCGCCAGGACATCATGCCCGGAATATACATCCCCTATACGGGTACAATAGGAAATTGGACCAAGGCCGCCACGCTGAACCAAATGGAAGCGCTCTCGCCGGATATGTTGAATTCTCCTCCCATTCAGACCTCCTTCTCCGTCTGGAGAAAAACCCCGGCGACCGTGAGACTGGCGGAGGAATGGGAAGAAAAATGCCACCATTTATCGCTGGTTGGAGATTACGACGCAAACACGGACATACCGAACGGCCCTTCCTTCAAGGACCACAGGCACGACCAGGCCATCTTCTCCATCCTGTGTTTTCAGCATCATCTAAAAGCATTGGACTCCATAGGGGGACAACGGCCCGAGGTTGACAAGGATCTGGACGCCTGGCTTCAGCTTCAGGGAGCTCCGTCGTCAGGCGCCTGTGCAGATGCCCTGTTAAACGGGCTTTCCGCCACCGCCAGAAAACTGGAAAGCGCCGTCAGGACCTGTTTGAAAAAGTAACCCCTCCTTTCCGTCCACCACAGAATCTTCATGCAACCATCCCCAGCCACCCTCTCCACCCTGTTCCTTGCCGGTCCCACC
This DNA window, taken from Akkermansia muciniphila, encodes the following:
- a CDS encoding glycosyltransferase gives rise to the protein MIPSDHTRPVLAIVSDMPLGRLIPSEFQEKDRSLTPWIFSLFQALANQAEYDIHWITLKKYVSEYTVKSIHHQTIHILPDSSLAVGLLTNHFSASRKIRHLLDQLNPDLIHVWGIELAYATACKTQPRIKLLSYQGSLIASCQRSKMKMFPKIQAFWEKRTTPEYRHITCESPWIHDRILEISPSAQISIIEYGVEESFHHVERSPSATPECLFVGSLNELKGVRYLIQAFMEPSLQHVELYIAGSGELREKLEPASTPNIHWVGTLQRPELQRRMSSAWCLVHPTLGDASPNCVKEARVIGLPVVTTCEGGQTQYVIDGKSGYIIPVRDSEAIAQAVLSLTESLEKNMTMGLYGLDEVREALKIELTCSKFLSRYGSLMNDKPSSLPD
- a CDS encoding glycosyltransferase family 4 protein, which produces MAAFEMAKGLGTLDWDIHVLTREQNPLADPSRPVCCSVASIPDSLTEDRPRLKEYLNTHLGDIQPDFIIYHSWSNWCRKELMEYAKSHHIPFILRSHGTGTNFSAFFRLRYPPFFGMKKWIGSFLNTRKSVLLTGKEAPLNRLVFLEPCGSLFKGFDYYYASKLKLPNACCIPNTFPALKRGTPFFREKYGLTGVSVFTCAASACTTKQQLLFIRQARRMDLQNIVFLFLVPQRNSYAEQMEKAIGNHPGFRILYNLPRHEVEAAISESDAMFLYSYQEQQPLCILEAMSCGIPWIAPDIGCISVLKGGIMLKRRTPGCLKKALTSMLAPDTRKSLGAAGFQQWQQRYAPHAVYAQWEALFRSAKKSENYSDT